One genomic window of Phoenix dactylifera cultivar Barhee BC4 chromosome 6, palm_55x_up_171113_PBpolish2nd_filt_p, whole genome shotgun sequence includes the following:
- the LOC120110971 gene encoding transcription factor MYB1-like — MGRAPCCDKENVKKGPWSPEEDAKLKSYMEQHGTGGNWIALPQKIGLKRCGKSCRLRWLNYLRPNIKHGGFSEEEDNIICSLYLAIGSRWSIIAAQLPGRTDNDIKNYWNTKLKKKLLGKQHKNQQQARRVCRRNQRTKESKDGNAMSAKKGNDNSYWPMPPILTGQFNQVDRHASDDHGSTKNFLTNLDGEFCFHGRAEQGISLASPLEQQHLNRNSVGSIALPEQAKYFIDGYSPSGYRLSQGLDELDEMFCGNSVKLQGLDCFFGAWNMVAENNGTSTSRSMNWNNVSPLIYPPAVTSYQGMQQQCLPDELVHLLGAQI; from the exons ATGGGAAGAGCTCCTTGCTGTGACAAAGAAAACGTGAAAAAAGGCCCATGGTCCCCTGAGGAGGATGCCAAGCTCAAGTCCTACATGGAGCAGCATGGCACTGGTGGAAACTGGATCGCCCTCCCACAGAAGATTG GCCTCAAGCGATGCGGTAAGAGCTGCCGCCTCCGGTGGCTCAACTATCTCCGACCAAATATTAAGCATGGTGGCttctctgaagaagaagataacATCATATGCAGCCTATATCTTGCTATTGGGAGCAG ATGGTCCATAATTGCAGCACAGTTGCCTGGAAGGACTGATAATGATATAAAGAACTACTGGAACACAAAGCTGAAGAAGAAGCTCCTGGGAAAGCAGCACAAGAATCAACAACAGGCTCGTCGAGTCTGCCGAAGAAATCAAAGGACCAAGGAATCTAAAGATGGCAACGCCATGAGTGCTAAGAAAGGTAACGATAACTCCTACTGGCCCATGCCGCCCATTCTCACTGGCCAATTCAACCAGGTGGATCGCCATGCTAGCGATGACCATGGATCGACCAAAAACTTTCTAACGAACCTCGATGGGGAGTTTTGCTTCCATGGGAGAGCTGAGCAAGGAATTTCACTTGCTTCCCCTCTGGAACAACAGCACCTGAATAGAAATTCTGTGGGTTCAATTGCACTCCCCGAACAAGCCAAATATTTCATCGATGGTTATTCTCCATCGGGCTACCGCTTATCGCAAGGTCTAGATGAGCTTGATGAGATGTTCTGCGGCAACTCAGTAAAACTACAAGGGCTGGATTGCTTCTTTGGAGCCTGGAACATGGTGGCTGAGAACAACGGGACCAGTACATCACGAAGCATGAACTGGAATAACGTAAGCCCGTTGATCTATCCGCCTGCGGTCACTAGCTATCAAGGGATGCAGCAGCAATGTCTTCCTGATGAACTCGTGCACCTCCTTGGGGCACAAATATGA